In Sorghum bicolor cultivar BTx623 chromosome 8, Sorghum_bicolor_NCBIv3, whole genome shotgun sequence, one genomic interval encodes:
- the LOC110437670 gene encoding uncharacterized protein LOC110437670: MAAAGAALLRSVATKMARAPPRLPSALERHRRLSTSSRFSTSTGSTPQPANQGPQTHNQEVPSSLWYRAIVAFNEAASVVTFFLLGGIAFMHFSVSPALDRMEADLDAQRKSWATIREEIKKSHERTRAILVSNKESQIEATDVFEGKRITGIGTK; this comes from the exons ATGGCAGCGGCAGGAGCAGCGCTCCTTcgatcggtggcaaccaagatggcCCGCGCACCGCCTCGCCTTCCATCTGCCCTGGAGCGCCATCGCCGACTCTCAACGAGTTCTAGATTCTCTACATCTACTGGTTCTACGCCGCAGCCAGCCAACCAG GGCCCGCAAACTCATAACCAGGAAGTTCCCAGCAGTCTGTGGTACAG GGCCATAGTTGCATTCAACGAAGCTGCATCCGTTGTAACTTTCTTCCTGCTCGGTGGCATCGCGTTTATGCATTTTAGTGTCAGTCCAGCACTGGACCGCATGGAGGCTGACTTGGACGCTCAACGTAAATCATGGGCCACCATCAGGGAAGAGATTAAGAAAAGCCATGAAAGGACGCGTGCGATCCTCGTTTCTAATAAGGAAAGTCAGATTGAAGCTACAGATGTTTTTGAAGGCAAAAGGATTACGGGCATCGG GACAAAGTAA
- the LOC110437493 gene encoding G-type lectin S-receptor-like serine/threonine-protein kinase At2g19130, whose protein sequence is MKLGGVGGGGVDYLHEKCKDCIIHCDIKPENILLDDAFVPRVVDFGLTKLMGRDFSHVLTTMQGTVGYLAPKWITSTTVTAKEDVFSYGMMLFEIVSGRRNVGQHPDGTVDFLPSTAVSLLLDGDVRSAVDSQLGGSADVAQVERAYKVACWCMQEDESLPPSIYTEMRLPLYIYQLYRPSTYVHCA, encoded by the coding sequence ATGAAGCTCGGAggcgtggggggggggggggtagacTACCTGCACGAGAAATGCAAGGATTGCATCATCCACTGCGACATCAAGCCTGAGAACATCCTCCTGGACGACGCGTTCGTGCCCAGGGTCGTCGACTTTGGGCTGACCAAGCTCATGGGCCGCGACTTCAGCCATGTGCTCACCACGATGCAGGGCACGGTGGGGTACCTGGCGCCGAAGTGGATCACCAGCACAACCGTCACCGCCAAGGAGGACGTGTTCAGCTATGGCATGATGCTGTTTGAAATCGTCTCGGGCCGGAGGAACGTCGGCCAGCACCCAGACGGCACGGTGGACTTCTTACCGTCCACGGCCGTTAGCCTACTCCTCGACGGCGACGTGAGGAGCGCCGTGGACAGCCAGCTCGGCGGCAGCGCGGACGTGGCCCAAGTGGAGCGGGCCTACAAGGTGGCGTGTTGGTGCATGCAGGAGGACGAGAGCCTGCCTCCGAGCATATATACCGAAATGCGACTCCCATTATATATCTACCAGCTCTACCGCCCCTCTACCTACGTACATTGTGCTTAA